TAAGTCGCTGATGGAGAAGTGGCCCATTGTGGGGTATGAAAAGGGTATAGCAAGAAGGTTAAAAGCAGCGGGCGCGTGCTGCTAGCCCGGGCCCATTTCGGAGCCCGTTTTCATTTTCTCGCTTTTTAGTTTTTGGCGCCGTTTGCGGGCCAGCTCCAGGTACTTGGGCGACACCCACAGCAGGCCAAACTCGGCCGAGCCGTCGCGGCCCTGGGTTTTGTGGTGGGTTTTGTGGGCCATGTTGAGGGCCCGCAGGTAGGTATTGTCGGACTTTTTCCAGAAGCGCAGGCGGCCGTGAATGAGCACGTCGTGCACGAAGAAGTACACCGTGCCGTAGGCCGCAATGCCCACGCCCACCCAAAACCACCAACGCGCGCCGTTGTCGCCGGTGATGAACAGCGCGGCCGAAATGCCGCCATAAATCAGAAAGAACAAGTCGTTGCGCTCTACCGGGTGCGGGTGCCGCACGTGGTGCGAGCGGTGCAAAAACCACAAGGGCCCGTGCTGCACGTACTTGTGCATGAACCAGGCCCAGAATTCCATGAATCCGAAGGTGGCGAGCGTGATGCCGAGGGCGGCGAATGCAGTCATGGGCAACTAACCAGAACGGGAAACGGGATGTTTCAACCGCAGCGAATGATGAACGGTTAGTGGGTAGCGGATTGCCGGCTGGCCTTCCATCAATCACTAACCGTTGACCACGTATGCATAAAATCTTACCAGCCGATTTTCTCTTTGTTGAGAAAAGCTGCAATTCCGCGGCGGCAGTCTTCCGAGCCGCGGGCTTCGGCGTTGCGCTGGGCGGCGTAGCGCAGGCCTTCTTCGAGGTCCAACTCGGGCAGGCGGGCCAGCATTTCCTTGGTTACCTCCATGCTCTGGGCCGAATTTTCGCGGCAGAGGCGCTGGGCGTAGATTTTCACCGTTTCGGCGAGCTCCTCTTTGGGCACCATGAAGGTGATAAGCCCCATATCGAGGGCCGCCTGAGCCGGGATGACATCGCCCGTAAGCAGGAGCTGCTTGGTGCGGGCTTCGCCGATTTTGCGCACCAGAAACACACTCACGATGGCCGGCAGGAACCCGATTTTTACTTCCGTGTAGCCAAACTTGGCCTCGGGCACGGCAAACGTGAGGTCGCAGATGGCGGCGAGCCCGCAGCCGCCGGCCAGCGCGTGGCCCTGCACCTGCCCTATCACCACCTTTTTGAGGGTGTAAATCTGGTGGAAGAGCTGCATGAGGTGCGTGGAATCCTCCAGGTTGTCGGTGTAGCCGAAGCCCTGCAGGTCCTGAATATAGGCCAAATCGGCGCCGGCGCAGAACACGTCACCGGCCGCGCGCAGCACGATTACTTTCACGTGCTCGTCGTTTTCGGCAAACTCGAAGGCTTGCTTGAGCTCGGTCACCACGTCGGCGTTCAGGGCGTTGCGCTTGTCGGGCCGGTTCAGGGTGATGTAGCCGATGCGGTCCTGGGCTTCGTAGCGGATGTAGCGAAGGGCTTCGAGTTCGGGGGTGAGCAGGTCTTCCATGAGGGCGGAGTTGGCGCGGGCGGATGGGTGTAACCATGATGCCAACCGCCGGGGAAAGGTGGCATCACCAGAGCAATTAACGGAAAAAAGACGCACTTGGTCGGCCTCGCTCGACCAAACCCCTGCCCGGGCAAACCCAATGACCTGGCAAACTGGACGAACGCCGAAGTAGAGCCAACTCGGCCCGGCTGGCCGCTGGGGTTGCCTGCGCGGACTTCTACAGCGGCGGCGCACACCGGAAAGCGCCCTGCGCCGTCACGTCCCAGGTGCGGAAACCGCGGGCGCGCAGCAGCGAGTCCTGCCGGGCCACATACCAGATTTTGCAGCTGGAATCGAACACCACCCGCGCTTTAGTGCCAAACACGGCGGCCAGCGTTTCGGGCTTTACGCGGGCATTGCGCCGCAGCACCAGCACATCGACCGGCGCCGGTTGGGTGGCGGAGGCAATGCGGTTTGACACAAACCCGATGCGCAGGCCCCGCCATTGGGCCAGCAGCACCGGGCCGGGCCGCCAATAAAGGGCTTCTTTGGCGCTGTCGGCATCGGCCAGGCGCCGCACGGGCACGGTGGTGCCGCGCCAGCCGGTGCTGTAGTGCGTGCGCCGGGCAGCCCGCCGGATGATGCCCGGCAGCAGGCGGTAGGTGCGCTCCGTTTCGTTGAGTGGCACCGAATCGGGCGTGACAAACTCGGCGCTGGCGCCCTGCCAAAAACCCACTGCCGAACGCCGCGGAATGCTGTACACGATGAATTCCTCGGTGGGCGCCACTGTGCGGGCTTCGGCCACGCGGCTGCCGGCGTAGCACAGCAGCAGCAGGGCCATGCCGCGCAGCCAGCTGAGCTGGCGGGTGTTGAGCCAGGCCAGAAAGCTGCCGATGAGGCCGAAGATGAGCACCGTTTGCAGGGCCGAAACGTGAATCTCGCGCACCACCCAACCCGAAAAGTAGCGGCTGATGAAGAAGATGTATTCGTTGAACGCCCACACCATCCATTCAAAAAGCCAGGCCACGGCTTTGGGCCCCCAATCCAGGTACCCGGCCATGGACGGAAACCAGACGCTGGGAAAGGCCACAAGCCCTTTCACGGCCAGCAGGGCCAGCCCGACGTACACGGCCGCGCTCGAGATGGGCACGGCCACCAAGTTGGAGAACAGAAAGCTGAACGGAAACTGGTGGAAATAGTACAGCCCCAGCGCAAACGTGGCCACCTGCGCCGCCAGCGACAGCGCCACGGCCTGCCACACCTTATCGAGAAACCAGCCGCTGCCCTGCCAGGCCCACTGCACCGGCTTGAGGTGCCAGGGACGCCGCCGGGCGTAGAAATACCCTTCCACATCAAGCCAGCGAGCAATGCGCGGCTGGATGTACACGATGCTGAGCACCGCCAGAAACGACAGTTGAAACCCCACGTCGGCCACCAGAAATGGATTCCAGAGCAGTAGGAAAAAGGCCGCCA
This DNA window, taken from Hymenobacter sp. 5317J-9, encodes the following:
- a CDS encoding ComEC/Rec2 family competence protein; amino-acid sequence: MITWATFPFVRYTPALIGGIVAYLYLGEAWPELWPVAVGMAAATMLLIAWAIRQRRPAVTDAAGVVALLAVFLFGAALTQRATESRRADHLFRFDTRIDCYQAVVDEATVVRAATFATTLRVQAVRVDGRWRRATGGVRVSLPRVAGIAQPRYGEVWLIRGHPDPSKPPLNPGEFDYRQYLAYRQVYHQQYIHPDQYRVLRVAPPNVLVYWSMTCAEKLDGVFRQYIKEKREYAIASALVLGIKDDVDGETKLAYSSTGTSHIMAVSGLQVGLLFAALTVLLKLFFARVPGFRLWSALLGLTVIWSYAFVTGLSASVLRATVMFTFLIIGRAWGRQSSIFNTLAVAAFFLLLWNPFLVADVGFQLSFLAVLSIVYIQPRIARWLDVEGYFYARRRPWHLKPVQWAWQGSGWFLDKVWQAVALSLAAQVATFALGLYYFHQFPFSFLFSNLVAVPISSAAVYVGLALLAVKGLVAFPSVWFPSMAGYLDWGPKAVAWLFEWMVWAFNEYIFFISRYFSGWVVREIHVSALQTVLIFGLIGSFLAWLNTRQLSWLRGMALLLLCYAGSRVAEARTVAPTEEFIVYSIPRRSAVGFWQGASAEFVTPDSVPLNETERTYRLLPGIIRRAARRTHYSTGWRGTTVPVRRLADADSAKEALYWRPGPVLLAQWRGLRIGFVSNRIASATQPAPVDVLVLRRNARVKPETLAAVFGTKARVVFDSSCKIWYVARQDSLLRARGFRTWDVTAQGAFRCAPPL
- a CDS encoding sterol desaturase family protein, which translates into the protein MTAFAALGITLATFGFMEFWAWFMHKYVQHGPLWFLHRSHHVRHPHPVERNDLFFLIYGGISAALFITGDNGARWWFWVGVGIAAYGTVYFFVHDVLIHGRLRFWKKSDNTYLRALNMAHKTHHKTQGRDGSAEFGLLWVSPKYLELARKRRQKLKSEKMKTGSEMGPG
- a CDS encoding enoyl-CoA hydratase/isomerase family protein translates to MEDLLTPELEALRYIRYEAQDRIGYITLNRPDKRNALNADVVTELKQAFEFAENDEHVKVIVLRAAGDVFCAGADLAYIQDLQGFGYTDNLEDSTHLMQLFHQIYTLKKVVIGQVQGHALAGGCGLAAICDLTFAVPEAKFGYTEVKIGFLPAIVSVFLVRKIGEARTKQLLLTGDVIPAQAALDMGLITFMVPKEELAETVKIYAQRLCRENSAQSMEVTKEMLARLPELDLEEGLRYAAQRNAEARGSEDCRRGIAAFLNKEKIGW